A segment of the Streptomyces sp. L2 genome:
ACAGTTCGGTCACGAGAGCCTCACCCGCGGGTCGGCGGCGGCGTAGAGCAGGTCCACCAGAAGATTTGCGATCACGACGAAGAAGGCGGCGAGCAGGGTCACGCCGAGGATGGGGGGCAGGTCGTTGTCGGTGATGCCCTCCACCGCGTACTCGCCGACGCCGTGCAGCGAGAACACCGTCTCGGTGATCACCGCGCCGCCGAGCAGCAGACCGAGGTCCATGCCGAAGACGGTGATGATCGGGGTGAGCGCGGCCCTGAGGCCGTGCCGGACGACGACCTTGCGCTCACGCAGGCCCTTGGCGCGGGCCGTGCGGATGAAGTCCTCGTTCATCGTCTCCAGCATGCCCGAGCGGGTGAGCCGGGCGTAGATCGCGGAGTAGAGCAGAGCGAGGGAGCACCAGGCGGGGAAGAGGGTGTTGGCCCACTGCGCCGGGTTCTCGGTGAAGGGGACGTAGGTGCGGCCGAAGATCGGCCACTGGTACGTGAAGAGGAGGATCGCCAGGTTGCCGGTGAAGAACATGGGCAGCGAGACGCCGGTGAGCGCGACGCCCATGAAGGTGCGGTCGAAGACCGAGCGCGGCTTCAGGGCGGAGACGACACCGATGGTGACACCGGACAGCAGCCACAGCACGGCGGCGCCCGCGCCCAGCGAGACGGTCACCGGCAGC
Coding sequences within it:
- a CDS encoding ABC transporter permease, with protein sequence MISYILRRTFAAVILLLVVSAVTFAIFFLLPRLAGQTADQLATQYLGKSPSKADILAVKHNLGLDQPLYVQYWHFIKGIVAGATYNLGPTTAHCDAPCFGYSFKTHQAVWPQLTSRLPVTVSLGAGAAVLWLLSGVTIGVVSALKPRSVFDRTFMGVALTGVSLPMFFTGNLAILLFTYQWPIFGRTYVPFTENPAQWANTLFPAWCSLALLYSAIYARLTRSGMLETMNEDFIRTARAKGLRERKVVVRHGLRAALTPIITVFGMDLGLLLGGAVITETVFSLHGVGEYAVEGITDNDLPPILGVTLLAAFFVVIANLLVDLLYAAADPRVRLS